The Silene latifolia isolate original U9 population chromosome Y, ASM4854445v1, whole genome shotgun sequence sequence CTGTAGAAGAGACTGGTGAAAAAACTGTTGATGGTAATGATGATAATGTAGAAGAAAATATAACTGATGAAGGTCAATTTGGTAGCCAAATTCCTCAAACACTACCTTTTATGAAAGATCCATTCTACCATACCTTTATCGACGGTTTGGTACTGAGGACAAAAGAAATGTATGATTATTCACAAGGGATGCCATCATTCGAGACTAAGATGTTGAAAGCTCAGTATAAAGAATTGGACAAGTCCTATGGTGGTTGTACTGATAAAGACCTGAAAACGGATTCTCAAGTAATCATTGATGACATAATTTATGGAGATATGAAAGAGTGCCCTAATTTAGATGAGATATTAGCTGATGTGAATATTCAAAATGACGAAATGAATGAGGAAGTCGTATATTCCCGTAGAAGAGATGAACATGCAAGTGAAAACAATGAAAAAGGCAAAACAACAACTGTTCAAAAAGGAGGAACGAGTGAGTCAAGGAGTTTACTTAGTGACTATTTGCTCCACTCAAAGACTATACCAGAATGTGCACTGGTTGTACCTCAGAACTTAGGTTGTACCATAGAATGTGGACAACCAAATAAGCAAATGAGACTACTGTCAGATTTCTTAATGGGAAACAGACGGTTGTTTGAACCGGTTTTGAAGATACGGAAAGAGGTGATGGATTACTGTTTCATTCACGATCATACAATTGAGAAATCGTAAGTCTCTTTTcaaacattaaaacatttaaaaggctTATTGCTATTTTTAAAAATATTAGTAAATTGATCTTTAATTTGGTTGATAATGTATAACAGAGAAACACTTGCAACATATGGGACTTACCATGTAATTTCAAGATCAAATATAGAATCATTATTGCCTAATGTGAAGATTGAGTCGTCTGTGATTAAATCGTGATCAATTTTGATGAATAAGTTGTCAAAAAAGGAACAAGAAGCACCAGCACCTAAAAGGAGTTTCTTTGGGCTTGCACATGCAGTAAGTTCTATTTCTTAAAATTATGATATTGTATTAAAAAGTTTGTATTATTGTAAAATATTTTTAAACCAGGACTGCAAAAGAATTTTAAACCATGACTGATAAGATTGTTTCaaaaacatgtgatattgtatagcATAGTTTGTGTTATTGTAATTTAAGCCAATTGTTATTGTAAGATGAACATTAACACATTTTTAAACCATGTCTGGAAAATATTGTTTCaaaaacgtgtgatattgtattgcatTTGTGTTATTGTAATGTAATGCAGTTGTTATTGTAAGATGAATGATAAAACATTTTTCTACCATGGCTGAAAAAGATTATTTCAataagtgtgatattgtattgaagagttTGTGTTATTGTAGTGTAAGACAGTTGTTATTGTAAGACTGATTGATAAAACATTGTTCTACCATTTAATGGAACCTATTGTGTTATTGCAATGTTACAGACACTTCTAGAAACTATATTAATACTAAATGGAGAAGACTTTGAGAAGACGGAAACACTTACTAAAGAAATAGCTGGAGCATGGGATACGTGGACAATTGTTTGCAGGCAGCCATTGAACTTAAATTCAGATCTAGTAAGACACTAGCATTGTCGCAATTGTTTGTGTTATGACATTTATTTACTTATTAAATTGATAAAATTCTTTCACACAAACTTTATTAGGTGTTCTTGCCTTTCCTGATAAGCGAACATTCTTTCTGCATATGCATCAACTTTTAAAATGAGACATTGGACTACTTAGACAATAGGGTCTATGACAACTTCGAAgaatcataatttttttaccttGCTGAGTTGGCTGTAAGTCGTAACTCAAACTTTACTGCAAAATACAATTGATGTGTTTTATTAAATTGGAGAAAATTTGCTTTACGTTAATGAGATTTTTAATTTTTGTCAAAAAATTATAGGCAAAGGCATTTGGGAGTTACATGTGCAGCAAAGGTATAAAGCAAGGCGAAAAAGTGCAGATGTTTCCCTTAGTTAATAAGAAATTCAAGTGGCAACAACAGATGATTTTAACTTAGACTGCGGAGTATTTATGATGCTGCACATGATGTTTTACAATGGAGAAgtatttgattgtgatttgaTTGATGAAATGAAGAGGGAATTATATCGAGCTGAGATAGCAGCAGCATTAGTTTTGAGTGATTATAACCATACCAGGACTGAAACAATGGATACTGTTGCAAACTTCAACAAAGTAAGGGAATCGTTGGAACCAATCATGTTGGAAAAAATGAGGCTAAAGAGAGAAGAGGAACAAAAAGCAAAAGCAGACAATCGGAAGAAAGTTTGTACACCCAAGTCAAAAATCAAAGGTTAATTTCTTTTATCAAGgcgctcatttttttttttgtaaacaaCATAGTTGCATTTGGTACTAAAACGGTTGCATCatttgaattgttctttaggGTTCAAAAGACCAGACGACAATGATTGGAATACTATTATCTTGGGTAGGCATCGAGAAGGAAATTCAGATGGTCTTGGGTGCACATACAACTCTGGCAAAGCTAGTTATGTGCTGGTTGTATCCAAATTTATGAAGAGCAATCAAGCACTTTTGGCAAGCTTGTTGAAATTAAGAAAAGAAGTACTTGGCTACTGCTTATTGGACGACCACATATTCTCAATAGAGTAAGATTGAAAACTATTACGATATCCTCAAATATTTTAACTGATGCTCATCATTTATTTAGTAGCATATAAAAAGAATATTTCCACTGATGCTCATCCTATATACTACTTGTAGTGAGAGTGTTGCTGTCTACGACGAAGAAGCAAAACTCCTCAGAGAGGATATACTATCAATACAACAAACGGTGAATGTCACGAGCAAAATGATTGAATGTTGGGCATATCTACTGAATGACATTGAGTACAAGGATCAGAGCACAACAACTTTACTGTTTTTCGGACTTCGCCACATGGtatacaatatttttttttttgcaagaaaagaaAGCCATATATTCATCCATTAAAGGGGAATATAAAGGCAATCTTATAAAAAGTGAACCAATATGAGCTACTCAACTAGCTAGAGACCCTACTATTTCTTCCTCTCTATGTGACTGGGATACATACAATAATCGTATAATTACTAGATATTGGACTTTCTTAATAATAAATTCAACACTATGCTCCAATCCTCTGAATATCCTAGTATTCCTTTCCTCCCATATGCTATACACCACAACTCCTAAACATCCTAGAAACCATTTGGTTTTCCAGTGTCTGCAAGTACGTCTATTGGCACTCCAATGCATTTCCTTGCTGAGATTGTTTGTACGCTCAGAAATCTTCATCCATGAGAGAATTTTTTGCCAAATTTCCTTTGAGAATAAACACTTAAAAATAAGTGTTTGTGATCCTCATTGTCATTCTTCCAAAGAACACATCGATTAACCATTTGTATGCCTTTGTTGTTGAGTTGGTCAATGGTGTCTAGCTTCTTCTGCATTGCCAAGACTAGGAACACACTATGCTTAGGCTGTATTGCTCGTTGCCATACTGTCCTTGCCAAGCTAACAGGATTCACACAGTGCCTGAACTTATCATAAAGCAGATGGAGTTGCAGTTTACCCTGATGAACACGACTGCTCAAGAACTATTTAGCAGTCTGAATGCCCCCTGTGTGTAGCAAAAATTCATTTCTAACCTTCAATATATTGCGCCAGCTTTTAGAGTGGTTAGTTTTGGAAGTTGCAGTCCATATACTCCTAGATTTAATGTTATATTTCAGATGCCATTCAGACCAGATGCTACCTGATTCATGTTCTAGCTCCCAAATCCATTTTCCCAATATACATTTGTTCCAAGCTAGCACTTCCTTTATATTGAACCCACCTTCCTGATATGGTGCACACCAAGACAACCAACTTTTCATTATCAATTTCCTGCACCCTTCCTCAGAATTCCATAAGAAATTTCTGCAGAATTTGGTAATTATCTTGATCACTCCTTTAGGTATCAGCAAAGTGGAGCACCATTATTGTTCCATGCCAAGAATGAATGAGTTCAACAAACTAATCTTCCCTGCATAGGAGAGCTTGTAAGTGGACTAGTGTTGCAAAGCTTTTTGAACTTTATTGGGAAGATAAGCAAACATGCCCTTGTTCAGTTTCCCATCATTTAAAGGCACTCCCAAATATCTAAATGGAAAAGCTCCCAAACACAAAGCCTGTTCCCTGAAGAATACCCTACTTAATATCATCCCTAACACCTCCTATGTAAATATTAGTCGTCTCTGGATTAGCACACAAACCAGACATTTTTTGCAAAAGATTCAAGAGCTTATGTAACAGCAGCAACAGATGGAATGTCACCCCTTACAAAGAGCATTAAATCATCTGTAAAAATTAAATGATTAAGCCTCACTTGCCCACATTTTGGATGATAAGAGACTTGGGGTTGCTGATGGATGTCCCTAAGTATGCAAGATAGGATTTCCATGATCATAACAAAGAGGAAAGGGGAAAGGGGATCTCCCTGCCTCAGACCATTCTTACCTTTGAAGAACCCTACTCTATCACCATTAATCTTTAAACTGAACCAAGTAGATATAATGCACCCTAGTATCCAGTTCTTAAATTTAGGTGGGAAATTATAGTACTGAAACATCTTGTCTATGAACTCCCACTGAAGGGAATCAAATGCTTTCTTAATGTCCACTTTTATTAAGCATCTAGGAGAGACCTCTTTTTGTCTATAACCCTTTACCAAGGACTGAGTTAACATGATATTCTCAAAAATGTTCCTGCCTTGAACAAAAGCCCCCTGTTCTTTGCCCATAATTTGTGACAAACAAGGTTTCAGACAAGCACATAATATATTGCTGACAGTTTTATAGAACACTGTACAGTAAGCAATAGGTTGATAATCCATCACAGTAGCCACTACAGGTTTTTTTGGAATTAAAGCAAGCAAAATGGTATTTGCCTGCTTAGACATTTTCCCAGCCCTAAAGAAAGACTGAATGGCTTTGCAGAAATCCTCCCTTTGTCTCCCAAGATTTCTTAAAGAAATATGCAGAAAAACCATCTTGACCTGGGCTCTTGTTTGAATCAATTGAGAACACAACATTCTGTATTTCTATCTGTGTAACCTCCTTACATAACCCTTCCCAATCAGAGGTAAAAATCTTATTCCCCTTCAACTCAGTCATAGGATCACAATTGACAGCCACATTTTGCCCCAAAAGCCATCTATAGTAGTCAACAAAAGCTTGATTCACATCCTGAGTTCCAACTTTCTCAATCCCCTGTCTATCCATTATCGTTCCTATAGTAACCTGATGCTTTCTTGCAGTAATCTTGGAAAAATAATAGCTAGTTGGAGCATCATTATATTTAACATCCTGAATTTTTGCTCTTTGTATCAGTGAACTCCTCTCAGTTTTTTTAAAGATCAAATACTGTTGAAGCAGTTGCTGTTCCTGCTCAAAAAGTATAGGATCCAAGGGCCTCATTTAGAGCTGAATCTGACAAGCTTCTAAGTCTTTTTTAGCCTCCTGCACTTTCTTAGAGATCCCATAGTAACTAGTGTGATGGAGCTTAATAAGACTCTGCCTAACATGTTTCAATTTTCCAAAAAATCTAAACATGACACTACCTCTCACAGGTAGCCCCCAAGCCTGCAAAACCACTTCATCATACTCCTTATGATCAGCCCAACAATTAAGGTAACTAAATTGTTTCTTAGGCTTATAACTATCCTGTACAGTGATAAGGAGAGGTGAGTGATCAGATATCCCCGAAGACAGGACATTAACCTGAGTGTTAGGGTACTCAATCAACCAAGAAGGATTACTAATTACCCTATCCAGTCTAGAACAAACACGAGCAATGGCTTCTCTTTTATTAGTCCAGGTGTGTTCACAACCAAAGCTATGCAAGTCCTCCAAAGTACAGTCCAATAAACATTGATTAAATGCCATCATCTCAGTGACAGATGGTGGATTTGGTCCAAGTCTCTCCTCTATATCCCTAACAATGTTGAAATCTCCCAAAACTATCCAGTTGGTAACCCTCCCTTTCAAACTCCTTAGTTCATTTCATAAGCATTCTCTATGCCCAACATCATTGCTGCTATAAACAAAGGTTATGAAAATAATTTTATTGGTCACATTGTTTAAAATTTCTAGGTGAATGAACTGATCATGAACCTGAGAAGAGACAACAGTGACCCTCCTAGTATCCAGAAAAACCCATATCCTACCATTATAATGATGAGAATAGTTATTTATGATAGTATAAGTAGAAAATTTCTTACTAATATCAACTAAATTATTCAAACGAACCCTAGTTTCCAGAAGCCCCaacatttctatttttttttgaaaaagataACCCCTAACTTCCAGTTGTTTTATTGGGTCATTAAACCCCCCTAACATTCCATATTCTGTAGTGGTAAGTCCTATCCCCTCCTTCTCAGGCATCCCCCCTAGAAGCAGAGCTCTTATTGCCTAGCACAGTCCATCCTGAACCCACCTCTTTGTCATCAGTTGGAGATACCTTCTCTGGGACAACAGA is a genomic window containing:
- the LOC141632129 gene encoding uncharacterized protein LOC141632129, giving the protein MRPLDPILFEQEQQLLQQYLIFKKTERSSLIQRAKIQDVKYNDAPTSYYFSKITARKHQVTIGTIMDRQGIEKVGTQDVNQAFVDYYRWLLGQNVAVNCDPMTELKGNKIFTSDWEGLCKEVTQIEIQNVVFSIDSNKSPGQDGFSAYFFKKSWETKGGFLQSHSVFL
- the LOC141632130 gene encoding uncharacterized protein LOC141632130, whose amino-acid sequence is MVGYGFFWILGGSLLSLLRDIEERLGPNPPSVTEMMAFNQCLLDCTLEDLHSFGCEHTWTNKREAIARVCSRLDRVISNPSWLIEYPNTQVNVLSSGISDHSPLLITVQDSYKPKKQFSYLNCWADHKEYDEVVLQAWGLPVRGSVMFRFFGKLKHVRQSLIKLHHTSYYGISKKVQEAKKDLEACQIQL